One window of Akkermansia biwaensis genomic DNA carries:
- a CDS encoding succinate dehydrogenase cytochrome b subunit: protein MTSSIGRKIIVALTGLCLVLFLAGHLAGNLLIFGGPEWINTYAHGLHSMPEAALWGIRLGLAVIFIIHIWLTIQLKLENNAAREPYVFKNTIKATLSSRYMIYTGLTILVFLIYHLYQYTLRVGYDPAQYVAYISDGNVETFDVYRMIVNGFSNVWCSAFYILAILMLFSHLRHGVQSIFQTVGLDSRKIRPVYNFIAIAYGVVICAGFISVPVSVLLGIIK, encoded by the coding sequence GTGACATCCTCCATCGGCCGCAAAATCATTGTGGCTCTGACGGGGTTATGTTTAGTCTTGTTCCTTGCGGGACACCTGGCAGGCAACCTCCTCATCTTCGGAGGGCCTGAGTGGATCAACACATACGCCCACGGCCTGCACTCCATGCCGGAAGCCGCCCTGTGGGGCATCCGCCTGGGCCTTGCGGTGATCTTCATCATCCACATCTGGCTGACCATCCAACTGAAGCTGGAGAACAACGCGGCCCGTGAACCCTATGTGTTCAAGAACACGATCAAGGCGACGCTCTCCTCCCGCTACATGATCTACACCGGCCTGACCATCCTGGTGTTCCTGATCTACCATCTCTACCAATACACCCTGCGCGTCGGCTATGATCCCGCACAATACGTCGCCTACATCTCCGACGGCAACGTGGAGACATTCGACGTTTACAGGATGATTGTCAACGGGTTCAGCAACGTATGGTGCTCTGCGTTCTACATCCTGGCCATCCTGATGCTCTTCAGCCACCTGCGCCACGGCGTGCAGTCCATCTTCCAGACGGTGGGCCTTGACTCCCGGAAAATCCGCCCCGTGTACAACTTCATCGCCATCGCTTACGGCGTGGTGATCTGCGCCGGCTTCATCTCCGTGCCGGTGTCGGTTCTTTTGGGTATCATCAAATAA
- a CDS encoding TatD family hydrolase, which translates to MAFIEPHIHMVCRTTDEYRSMAQAGCLAVGEPAFWAGYDRSSVDGFRDYFVQLTECEPARAAKFGLDHYTWLCINPKEAQDVVFAREVMKLIPEFIDRPNVLGVGEIGLNRNTSRELAIFEEHLDLAIRLNQLVLIHTPHLEDKLKGTNMILDALKNRPELEPGRVLIDHCEEHTFPLVKDAGYWAGLTLYPTSKLNPKRAADILEMYGTDRVWANSAADWGDSDPLALTALACELYGRGFSRPEVDRLLLSNPEAFMSQSPKFRKVSARLG; encoded by the coding sequence ATGGCTTTCATTGAACCACATATTCACATGGTGTGCCGCACCACGGACGAATACCGCTCCATGGCCCAGGCCGGATGCCTGGCCGTGGGGGAACCCGCCTTCTGGGCCGGGTATGACCGTTCTTCCGTGGACGGGTTCCGAGATTACTTCGTCCAGCTTACGGAATGCGAGCCGGCCAGGGCAGCCAAATTCGGCCTGGATCATTATACCTGGCTGTGCATCAACCCGAAGGAAGCGCAGGACGTAGTCTTTGCGCGGGAAGTGATGAAACTTATTCCCGAGTTCATTGACCGGCCCAATGTCCTGGGCGTCGGGGAAATCGGACTGAACAGGAACACGTCACGGGAACTGGCCATTTTTGAAGAGCATCTGGACCTGGCCATCCGCCTCAACCAGCTTGTCCTGATTCACACTCCCCATCTGGAAGACAAGCTCAAGGGGACCAACATGATTCTGGATGCCCTGAAAAATCGTCCGGAACTGGAGCCGGGCCGGGTATTGATTGATCATTGCGAGGAACACACGTTCCCGCTGGTGAAGGATGCCGGTTACTGGGCAGGCCTGACCCTGTACCCGACCAGCAAGCTCAATCCCAAACGTGCGGCGGATATTCTGGAAATGTACGGAACGGACCGGGTCTGGGCCAATTCGGCGGCGGACTGGGGAGATTCCGATCCTCTGGCGCTGACTGCTCTGGCCTGCGAACTTTACGGGCGCGGTTTTTCCCGGCCGGAAGTGGATCGCCTTCTTTTGTCCAATCCGGAGGCGTTCATGAGCCAATCTCCCAAGTTCCGGAAGGTGTCCGCCCGGCTGGGTTAG
- a CDS encoding N-acetylmuramoyl-L-alanine amidase translates to MKIALSIGHSPKDGGAETYDKKYSEYSFWKHHLPLLQEELQQMGHQAPIVNRFDAGGTTPGHAAAACNSTGADLAIEFHFNSADSPAATGTETLYWESSPKGKLAAALVNDAMVKVLELKNRGLKPVNRHSARAVSYFAKTRMPAVLVEPAFAASNPQDNERLQNRVREFCVEVARAINEWKP, encoded by the coding sequence ATGAAAATTGCCTTATCCATCGGCCACTCCCCAAAAGACGGAGGAGCGGAAACATATGATAAAAAATATTCCGAATATTCTTTCTGGAAGCATCATTTGCCCCTGCTGCAGGAGGAACTTCAGCAGATGGGGCACCAGGCGCCCATTGTCAACCGTTTCGATGCCGGAGGCACCACTCCGGGACATGCGGCCGCGGCCTGCAACAGCACCGGAGCGGACCTGGCCATTGAATTCCATTTCAACAGCGCGGATTCTCCCGCCGCCACCGGCACGGAGACCCTGTACTGGGAAAGTTCTCCCAAAGGCAAACTGGCAGCCGCGCTGGTAAACGATGCCATGGTGAAAGTTCTGGAACTGAAAAACCGGGGATTAAAACCGGTCAACAGACACAGCGCACGAGCCGTTTCCTACTTCGCCAAAACCAGAATGCCCGCCGTTCTGGTGGAACCGGCCTTCGCCGCTTCCAACCCGCAGGACAATGAACGGCTCCAAAACCGCGTCCGCGAATTTTGTGTGGAAGTCGCCCGTGCCATCAACGAGTGGAAGCCTTGA
- a CDS encoding PEP-CTERM sorting domain-containing protein, with protein sequence MKKTLSILMLTAGLSVAASAATTLLDQSIVGYSDFDSRIADFGTQRDSVTITTSGDNLLLSGPDVKFSTPVSGSGTRNNMTVSMVLDLSKLNTPESYTALFNAKGGSTSWGVGLNSNRTLQGLWNNGAYSGGPTTTTLGTEGTLTISVVTGESGTRIYLGDESAYYTAGALKFGNVDITQLLINAGMADAIEQLYVHDSALSQEQIGQLMAEIASVPEPATASLSLLGLAALMMRRRRA encoded by the coding sequence ATGAAGAAAACATTGTCCATTCTAATGCTTACGGCAGGTCTCAGCGTAGCCGCCTCCGCAGCCACTACTCTTCTGGATCAGTCGATCGTGGGATATTCCGATTTTGATTCCCGCATTGCCGATTTCGGCACCCAGCGGGACTCCGTCACAATCACCACAAGTGGCGACAACTTGCTCCTGTCCGGTCCCGACGTCAAATTCAGCACGCCCGTTTCCGGTTCCGGCACGCGCAACAACATGACCGTTTCCATGGTCCTGGATTTGTCAAAACTCAATACCCCTGAAAGCTACACCGCTCTGTTCAACGCCAAAGGCGGAAGTACGAGCTGGGGTGTGGGCCTCAATTCAAACCGCACCTTGCAGGGATTGTGGAACAATGGAGCCTATTCCGGCGGCCCTACGACGACAACCCTGGGTACGGAAGGCACGCTGACCATTTCCGTGGTTACCGGAGAATCCGGAACCCGCATTTATCTGGGGGACGAGTCCGCCTATTATACTGCTGGTGCTCTGAAATTCGGCAATGTGGATATCACCCAGCTCCTGATTAACGCGGGAATGGCGGACGCCATTGAACAGCTCTATGTGCATGATTCCGCGCTTTCACAAGAGCAGATAGGCCAGCTCATGGCTGAAATAGCAAGCGTTCCGGAACCCGCCACTGCTTCCCTGAGCCTGCTGGGACTGGCCGCCCTGATGATGCGCCGCCGCAGAGCATAG
- a CDS encoding formylglycine-generating enzyme family protein: MRGIFLVSCLLGGGALLTGCRDDGGPRPATEDAARITGARQWGESRSALQKRELERAAGPALPIPDDLPSPELVGTTRQIHQLIESTGTPARFESYTEAVPAAGASLRMIAIPGGSFLMGSPEDEPHRKPDEGPQHEVSISPFWISEMEIPWELYTAFMENGRPRAKDGQLLEEQPDDELWDAVTQPTAPYTAMNLGMGHGYEHGIPAISMSHHAASKFCEWLSAQTGHYYRLPTEAEWEYAARAGNSGAYCYGSGEDRLDRYAWYWDNSNDRYQRTGTREPNAWGLRDMHGNVAEWVLDSYVPDAYGKRAGSSVKDPLVIRPGTPHIVRGGSWEDDPDRLRSAARRASTPAWNRQDPQNPKSIWYLTDGGMIGFRVVRPLHIPDVITMHRLWNFSKGEP; encoded by the coding sequence ATGCGCGGCATTTTCCTTGTTTCCTGCCTCCTCGGAGGAGGCGCCCTGCTGACAGGGTGCCGGGATGACGGCGGCCCCAGGCCGGCCACGGAAGATGCCGCGCGCATTACCGGCGCGCGCCAGTGGGGGGAAAGCCGCTCCGCTCTGCAAAAACGGGAACTGGAACGCGCCGCGGGACCGGCACTTCCCATCCCCGACGACCTGCCTTCTCCAGAACTGGTGGGAACCACGCGCCAAATTCATCAACTGATTGAATCAACGGGAACGCCGGCCCGGTTTGAATCCTATACGGAGGCCGTGCCCGCGGCGGGAGCTTCCCTGCGCATGATTGCCATTCCGGGGGGCTCCTTCCTGATGGGAAGCCCGGAGGACGAACCCCACCGCAAGCCGGACGAAGGCCCGCAGCATGAAGTGAGCATTTCTCCCTTCTGGATCTCGGAAATGGAAATCCCCTGGGAGCTTTATACTGCCTTCATGGAAAACGGACGCCCGCGTGCCAAAGACGGCCAGCTGCTGGAAGAGCAGCCGGACGACGAGCTCTGGGATGCCGTTACGCAGCCCACGGCGCCCTATACCGCCATGAACCTGGGCATGGGCCACGGCTATGAACACGGCATACCGGCCATTTCCATGTCCCATCACGCCGCCAGCAAATTCTGCGAATGGCTGAGCGCCCAGACGGGGCATTACTACCGTCTTCCCACGGAAGCGGAATGGGAATACGCCGCCCGCGCCGGAAATTCCGGCGCTTATTGCTACGGCAGTGGAGAAGACCGGCTGGACCGGTACGCATGGTATTGGGACAACTCCAACGACCGCTACCAGCGAACGGGAACCAGGGAACCGAATGCCTGGGGCCTGCGCGACATGCATGGAAACGTGGCGGAATGGGTTCTGGATTCCTACGTACCTGACGCTTACGGAAAAAGAGCCGGGAGTTCCGTGAAAGACCCGCTTGTCATCCGTCCCGGAACGCCCCACATCGTCCGGGGCGGTTCATGGGAAGATGATCCGGACCGCCTGCGGAGCGCCGCACGCCGCGCCAGCACGCCTGCCTGGAACCGGCAGGACCCGCAGAACCCCAAAAGCATCTGGTACCTGACGGACGGCGGAATGATCGGCTTCCGCGTGGTACGCCCCCTGCACATTCCGGACGTGATCACCATGCACCGCCTCTGGAATTTTTCCAAAGGGGAACCATAG